In Henningerozyma blattae CBS 6284 chromosome 7, complete genome, a single genomic region encodes these proteins:
- the MGS1 gene encoding ssDNA-dependent ATPase MGS1 (similar to Saccharomyces cerevisiae MGS1 (YNL218W); ancestral locus Anc_2.26) encodes MSKPKKNTIEQQISCPICKRKVSFFSINDHLDTCTKKSLSISPISSTQSTITSMFNKNSKRNREEVIDLDDDNQSELEQTNKLNTSLKSSKDKDNDIEIIKREPLNSHSVLKSENTSFKPATINTNTYTNTNTNDYELRYLQKISHLPLSEKIRPHELRDYVGQQHILSRDNGTLYKYIQQGAIPSMILWGPPGVGKTSLARLMVKTATEKSENNIKYQLIETSATKANTQELRGIFEKSKKEFKLTRRIVVLFIDEIHRFNKAQQDLLLPHVENGDIILIGATTENPSFQLNNALISRCHIFVLEKLSVNEICIVLSRGIAMLNKLRSKIWKFPTPLKLKREILEYIVNLSIGDTRRALNLLEMVEIATRDEKFIENFNKDNNKEVTDSKIKEETKSEEKAKSEDEVKSDEETNEENKDIIKVEEVDHEKIAPKMFTDNEITIEMIKNIIKRNNTSDFGLTTYYDTKSDNHYDTISAFHKAIRGSDDNASLYYLGRMLQGGEDPLYIARRMIRIASEDIGIIDNSLLTLAISTHDTVMKIGMPEADMALVHCCVALARSPKSVEIYRGWNKLKELLNENLYSMSSSEIPMHIRNAPTELMKDLGYHKGYKYNPNYKDGLVKQEYFPQEVLDLIPNRDVLKFLNGKHLGDKVDPDLQQNGYS; translated from the coding sequence ATGAGCAAGCCaaagaaaaacactatAGAACAACAAATATCATGCCCTATCTGCAAAAGAAAAGTTTCATTTTTCTCTATTAATGATCATTTAGATACTTGTACCAAAAAATCATTAAGTATATCTCCTATCTCCTCTACACAATCCACTATAACTAGTatgtttaataaaaattctaaaagaaATAGAGAAGAAGTTATTGATTTAGATGATGACAATCAATCAGAATTAGAACAAACTAATAAACTTAATACATCTTTGAAATCATCCAAAGATAAGGATAATGATAtcgaaattattaaaagggAGCCCCTAAATTCTCATTCAGTATTGAAATCTGAAAATACATCTTTTAAACCAGCAACTATAAATACAAACACATATACAAAcacaaatacaaatgatTATGAACTTCGatatcttcaaaaaattagtCACTTACCATtaagtgaaaaaattagacCACATGAATTAAGAGATTATGTGGGGCAACAACATATTCTATCAAGAGATAATGGGACTTTGtacaaatatattcaacAGGGAGCTATACCTTCGATGATTCTATGGGGTCCACCAGGTGTTGGAAAGACCTCTTTAGCAAGATTAATGGTAAAGACGGCTACTGAAAAAagtgaaaataatattaaatatcaattaattgaaacaaGTGCTACAAAGGCAAATACACAAGAATTAAGAggtatatttgaaaaaagtaaaaaagaatttaaattaacaaGGAGGATCGTTGTATTGTTCATTGATGAGATTCATCGTTTTAATAAAGCTCAACAAGATTTACTATTACCTCATGTTGAAAATGGtgatattatattaattggTGCCACTACTGAAAATCCAAGTTtccaattaaataatgcaTTAATTAGTCGTTGTcatatttttgtattagaaaaattaagtGTAAATGAGATTTGTATTGTTTTATCAAGGGGGATTGCCAtgttaaataaattacGTAGTAAGATTTGGAAATTTCCAACACCATTAAAGTTAAAGAGAGAAATATTGGAATATATTGTTAATCTTTCTATAGGAGATACAAGAAGAgcattaaatttattagagATGGTGGAAATTGCTACAAgagatgaaaaatttattgaaaattttaacaaggataataataaagaagtaACTGACTCAAagattaaagaagaaacaaAGAGTGAAGAAAAAGCTAAAAGTGAAGATGAAGTAAAAAGTGACGAAGAaacaaatgaagaaaataaagatattatcaAAGTAGAAGAAGTAGATCATGAAAAAATTGCTCCTAAAATGTTTactgataatgaaattactatagaaatgattaaaaatattattaaaagaaacaaTACAAGTGATTTTGGATTAACCACATATTATGATACTAAAAGTGATAATCATTATGATACAATATCAGCATTTCATAAAGCTATCCGTGGTAGTGATGATAATGcttcattatattatttaggCCGAATGTTACAAGGTGGAGAAGATCCCTTATATATTGCACGTCGAATGATACGAATTGCCAGTGAAGATATTGGTATCattgataattctttaCTTACGCTTGCCATTTCCACACATGATACAGTGATGAAGATTGGTATGCCCGAAGCTGATATGGCATTAGTACATTGCTGTGTTGCATTAGCACGATCACCAAAATCAGTTGAAATTTATAGAGGCTGgaataaattaaaggaaTTATTAAACGAAAATTTATACTCAATGTCAAGTAGTGAAATTCCCATGCACATTAGAAATGCCCCTACTGAATTGATGAAAGATTTAGGATATCATAAAggttataaatataatccAAATTATAAAGATGGTCTTGTCAAGCAAGAATATTTCCCACAAGAAGTACTTGATTTAATACCTAATCGAGACgttctaaaatttttaaatggGAAACATCTTGGGGACAAAGTGGATCCAGATCTTCAACAAAATGGATATTCctaa
- the MFG1 gene encoding Mfg1p (similar to Saccharomyces cerevisiae YDL233W; ancestral locus Anc_2.32), producing the protein MSSSSPTNNININSTTPQPSTILPTSNPNQFTQNNINDSNINSLSSHSSHSNRSTPHNIPTNTFENTNINHSDSTNQFKVAPQLNLQQQQQQQQQQQQIQNNSSIPNQNNSSIDPSYQQKITQQQFRRLNQFNQLRKQANNNPGDGSSINNGFNPMYSPTINNNNTTNDTTNNIPNNIPNSIPNNPLNNRMNNPMANTTNNSNFQMNLPNTNQQNINQIIASAPIMSYSARKYLSNLAILRLHELINIVNASAGQTDVWNYWQRTIEKYFTPFGTFQYITKSKYENKQTEIIAALIPGVFTALRSASIVRTELLTTQLNAHVLSNGTIFFNCPRVSLTFHYLDGSFVTHLAQFKGTFDQTLKIEWIHFCFHNFVPGVEWNSLERLISKEKLSYEIFQKLGNPNDNSNSSHSNNSSDLNQSNMKYENSNQYDSSILNEEKSKMKPHLKRDKQYQSYASKKKNDGSINQDYGHSSVKDSDVNHSTMASNMNMFNNPISNYTTTTNNNNNNNDSSKIKDENDIQFSRVPPNFNAISQLRSYFRVFRSISVNGIQEDYFRILQVNDVMSSLTQLLIYQRDNKLASPLQALQSFVNEHKNNAGPWPTSSSSSTNSNTNASTNSNTNASPLNVNTPSSNTNPNINSNIPSNPNSIPTSNVNTTTSNSPEHNQPPIHIQLQSSQSQRSQPATPYMTEFNQSYLNNSQKHHNGNPILQNSSNEFPNQNGNMPNLNMNPNFNASPNSTVNPIMDPNLNTNRSINRNINMKSSNPSSISRINSMDQINNYNNLNKKDSANITRQNGMISENQLYNNKKEKSVLPSLHIQRGIHLAMIILETI; encoded by the coding sequence ATGTCTTCTAGTAGTCCTACCAACAATATAAACATAAACTCAACTACTCCTCAGCCGAGTACTATATTACCAACTTCCAATCCTAACCAATTTACAcagaataatataaatgattCCAACATAAATTCATTGAGTTCCCATTCAAGTCATTCTAATAGATCTACTCCTCATAATATCCCTACCAATACATttgaaaatacaaatataaatcataGTGATTCAACAAATCAATTTAAAGTTGCACcacaattaaatttacaacaacagcaacaacaacaacaacaacaacaacaaattcaaaataattccTCCATACCAAATCAAAATAACTCAAGTATTGATCCGTCATATCAACAGAAAATTACCCAACAACAATTTAGAagattaaatcaatttaatcaattaagAAAACAAGCAAACAATAATCCTGGTGATGGGAGCTCGATCAATAACGGGTTTAATCCTATGTATAGCCCcacaataaataataataacacaACTAATGAtacaacaaataatataccGAATAACATACCGAATAGTATACCGAATAACCCACTGAATAATAGGATGAATAACCCAATGGCTAACACAACAAACAATTctaattttcaaatgaatttaccaaatacaaatcaacaaaatattaatcaaatCATTGCAAGTGCTCCAATAATGTCATATTCTGCCAGAAAATATCTATCAAATCTTGCTATATTAAGACTAcatgaattaattaatattgtaaATGCATCTGCTGGCCAAACAGATGTTTGGAATTATTGGCAAAGGactattgaaaaatattttacacCTTTTGGTACTTTCCAATATATTACgaaatcaaaatatgaaaacaaacaaacagaAATTATTGCTGCATTAATACCAGGTGTTTTTACAGCTTTAAGATCTGCTTCCATTGTAAGAActgaattattaactaCACAATTAAATGCTCATGTTTTAAGTAATGGTacaattttcttcaattgcCCAAGAGTCTCTTTAACTTTCCATTATTTAGATGGTAGTTTTGTTACTCATTTGGCTCAATTTAAAGGAACTTTTGATCAAACTTTAAAGATCGAATGGATTCATTTTTGTTTCCATAATTTTGTTCCTGGTGTAGAATGGAATTCTTTAGAAAGATTAATctctaaagaaaaattatcttatgaaattttccaaaaattagGTAATCcaaatgataattcaaattctagtcattcaaataattcaagtgatttaaatcaatcgaatatgaaatatgaaaattcaaatcaatatGATTCTagtattttaaatgaagaaaaatcaaaaatgaAACCCCATTTAAAGAGAGATAAACAATATCAATCGTATGCAagtaagaaaaaaaatgatggtTCTATAAATCAAGATTATGGTCATTCATCAGTGAAAGATTCTGATGTCAATCATTCAACTATGGCTTCTAATATGAATATGTTTAATAATCcaatatcaaattatactactactactaataataataataataataatgattcatCTAAAATTAAGGACgaaaatgatattcaattttcaaGAGTTCCGCCGAATTTTAATGCTATTTCTCAATTACGTTCTTATTTTAGAGTATTTAGAAGTATTTCAGTTAATGGAATCCAAGAAGATTATTTTAGAATCCTGCAAGTTAATGATGTAATGTCATCATTAACTCaactattaatttatcaaagagataataaattagcAAGCCCCTTACAGGCACTACAATCATTTGTTAATGAACATAAGAATAACGCAGGTCCTTGGCCaacttcatcttcatcatcaactaattcaaatacaaatgcatcaactaattcaaatacaaatgcCTCACCTTTAAATGTTAATACCCCATCTTCAAATACAAATCCTAacattaattctaatattccTTCAAATCCAAATTCAATACCTACCTCCAACGTAAATACAACAACTTCTAATTCTCCAGAACACAACCAACCACCAATTCACATTCAATTGCAATCTTCTCAATCGCAAAGATCACAACCTGCAACACCTTATATGACGGAATTTAATCAatcatatttaaataattctcaAAAACATCATAATGGGAACccaattcttcaaaatagTTCAAATGAATTTCCAAATCAGAATGGTAATATGCCTAATCTTAATATGAATCCCAATTTTAATGCAAGCCCAAATTCTACCGTTAATCCAATCATGGATCCAAATTTGAATACGAATAGAAGTATAAACAGAAATATAAACATGAAAAGTAGTAATCCATCTTCAATCAGTAGAATAAATTCAATGGAccaaattaataattataataactTAAATAAGAAAGATTCTGCCAACATTACCAGACAAAACGGAATGATTTCtgaaaatcaattatataataacaaaaaagaaaaatcagTACTGCCATCTCTCCATATACAAAGAGGGATTCATTTAGCGATGATAATTCTAGAAactatttaa
- the PPN2 gene encoding putative serine/threonine-protein phosphatase (similar to Saccharomyces cerevisiae YNL217W; ancestral locus Anc_2.28) encodes MQFESIKLLDETNSHRPGFYVRFKNVIVGFITLLATLTIFIKISQQHNSNTIIMELPVINTFETIKLDEYPNVNRLLFIGDVHGEYDTMTSLFEEMNYDSDTDMVILVGDFLTKGPDSLKVLDFLVDSIHKGNRNVRYVLGNNDIKVLVALINQDMENYSKESEFNPLNFNTEFNYVPKDPLKKIKQSHLKLANELGFKKLYELAKHSTVAFKIQRSNNDASHALFAVHAGLLPGNFINTTLNANDNELFIPSIDTLTEMKFVEQDNWSNTYKQLGMKDKKKKSNDIDATKKSLIKWYKLWDETKVEQTFNDNKKIQKNFDYDLLEFSEIINNITVVYGHDASSGLNIHNHTKGLDSGCTKGGQLSGLEFVWDPTNNKYIDTLYQVDCIKK; translated from the coding sequence ATGCAATTTGAGAGTATAAAACTATTGGATGAGACCAATAGTCACAGACCTGGGTTTTATGTTAGATTTAAGAATGTCATTGTTGGGTTTATAACTCTTCTTGCAACATTAActatctttattaaaatttccCAGCAACACAATAGTAATACAATCATTATGGAATTACCTGTCATCAATACGtttgaaacaattaaattgGATGAGTACCCTAATGTAAACCGTCTATTGTTCATTGGTGATGTTCATGGAGAATACGATACAATGACTTCACTTTTCGAAGAGATGAATTATGATAGTGATACAGATATGGTAATCTTGGTGGGAGATTTCTTAACCAAAGGTCCTGATTCTTTGAAAGTATTAGATTTCTTAGTCGATAGTATTCATAAAGGTAATCGGAATGTCAGATACGTTTTGGGTAATAACGATATTAAAGTGTTGGTGGCATTAATCAATCAAGATATGGAAAATTATTCTAAAGAATCTGAATTTAATCCATTAAATTTCAACACCGAGTTTAATTATGTCCCAAAGGAtccattgaaaaaaattaaacaatcTCATTTGAAATTGGCAAACGAATTAGGGTTTAAGAAATTGTATGAATTGGCCAAACATTCCACGGTGGCTTTCAAGATCCAAAGATCTAATAACGATGCTTCTCATGCGTTGTTTGCAGTGCATGCTGGACTATTACCTGgtaatttcatcaatacCACTTTAAATgcaaatgataatgaattgtTTATTCCTAGTATTGATACTTTAACTGAAATGAAATTTGTGGAACAAGATAATTGGTCAAATACTTATAAACAATTAGGAAtgaaagataaaaaaaagaaatccAACGATATCGATGCCACTAAGAAATCACTTATTAAATGGTATAAATTATGGGATGAAACTAAAGTGGAACAAACGttcaatgataataaaaagattcaaaaaaatttcgaTTATGAtcttttagaattttcagAGATCATCAATAACATTACAGTTGTTTATGGCCATGATGCTTCTTCAggtttaaatattcataatcATACAAAAGGCTTGGATTCGGGTTGCACTAAAGGTGGCCAATTATCAGGTCTGGAATTCGTTTGGGATCCAACTaacaacaaatatataGACACTTTATATCAGGTCGATTGTATAAAGAAGTGA
- the PHO13 gene encoding 4-nitrophenylphosphatase (similar to Saccharomyces cerevisiae PHO13 (YDL236W); ancestral locus Anc_2.25) → MTTSTIPIKISTKAIAQEFLDKYDTFLFDCDGVLWLGSHLLPSVKETLNLLEESGKKVMFVTNNSTKSRAAYTKKFASFGIKATQEQIFTSGYAAAVYVRDFLQLTPGKDKVWVFGETGISEELKLMGIDSLGGADPRLLESFDPETSPFLKDGLDPAVTCVIAGLDTKISYHKLAMTLKYLQQDGVKFVGTNVDSTFPQKGHILPGAGSMVESIAFAAGKKPVYCGKPNQNMLNSIASVMDLDRSRTCMVGDRLNTDMRFGTEGNLGGTLLVLTGIETEERALQKSDEYPTPKYYAEKLGDVYELTH, encoded by the coding sequence atgaCTACTTCCACCATACCTATCAAAATCTCCACAAAAGCCATTGCCCAAGAATTCTTGGACAAATATGACACTTTCTTATTCGATTGTGATGGTGTCTTATGGCTAGGTTCTCATCTTTTACCTTCTGTTAAAGAGACTTTGAATCTTCTAGAAGAATCAGGCAAAAAAGTTATGTTTGTCACGAATAACTCTACTAAATCAAGGGCTGCTTACACCAAGAAATTTGCTTCCTTTGGTATTAAAGCTACTCAAGAACAAATCTTTACCTCTGGTTATGCTGCCGCTGTCTATGTGCGCGATTTCTTGCAATTGACTCCAGGAAAGGATAAAGTTTGGGTCTTTGGTGAAACTGGGATCTCTGAAGAGTTGAAGTTGATGGGAATCGATTCATTAGGTGGTGCTGACCCAAGACTACTGGAATCGTTCGACCCGGAAACAAGTCCATTCTTGAAAGATGGTTTGGATCCAGCTGTTACTTGTGTCATTGCAGGTCTCGATACAAAGATTAGTTATCATAAATTAGCCATGactttgaaatatttacaacAAGATGGTGTCAAGTTCGTAGGCACAAATGTGGATTCTACTTTTCCACAAAAGGGCCATATTTTACCAGGTGCTGGTTCCATGGTGGAATCAATTGCCTTTGCAGCTGGTAAAAAACCAGTTTACTGTGGTAAACCAAACCAAAATATGTTGAACTCCATTGCTTCAGTGATGGATCTTGATAGATCAAGAACTTGTATGGTAGGTGATAGATTGAACACAGACATGAGATTTGGTACCGAAGGTAACTTGGGTGGTACTTTATTAGTATTGACTGGTATCGAAACTGAAGAAAGAGCTTTACAAAAATCAGATGAATATCCAACTCCAAAATATTATGCTGAAAAATTAGGTGATGTTTATGAATTGACTCATTAA
- the YPD1 gene encoding Ypd1p (similar to Saccharomyces cerevisiae YPD1 (YDL235C); ancestral locus Anc_2.27), which produces MTSIPADIIDWTILNEIIYMDEDDPDFSKSLIIQFIDQANTTFDSMQEELDNNKDLSKLDNLGHFLKGSSATLGLQRIAWVCERIQNLGRKDENFFPNLNDLLSTLSEKDSIYLKNLDLSVYSKDITMESTHADNEYLLMITKALNQARIEFLLARKELSRYYKQEL; this is translated from the coding sequence ATGACTAGCATACCGGCAGATATCATAGACTGGACTATATTGAATGAAATCATATATATGGATGAAGACGATCCAGACTTCTCCAAAAGTTTAATCATTCAATTCATAGATCAAGCAAATACTACATTCGATAGTATGCAAGAGGAATTGGATAACAACAAGGATTTGTCgaaattagataatttggGCCACTTCTTAAAGGGATCTTCTGCCACTTTAGGTTTACAAAGAATCGCTTGGGTTTGTGaaagaattcaaaatttaggTAGAAAAGATGAGAACTTCTTCCCCAACTTAAATGATCTGTTATCAACTTTATCTGAGAAGGATTCGatctatttgaaaaatttggatttaTCCGTGTATTCTAAAGATATTACCATGGAATCTACACATGCtgataatgaatatttgcTAATGATAACAAAGGCTTTGAATCAAGCAAGAATAGAGTTCTTGTTAGCAAGAAAGGAATTATCTAGATACTATAAACAAGAATTatga